A region of Osmerus eperlanus chromosome 9, fOsmEpe2.1, whole genome shotgun sequence DNA encodes the following proteins:
- the zmp:0000001267 gene encoding b(0,+)-type amino acid transporter 1 isoform X2 — MATTGLNMENKTSKFSLKREVGLTGAVSFIAGTMIGSGIFMSPQSVLVNIGSPGASLVVWVFCGLLAMLGALCYAELGTVIQDSGGEYIYFLRTWGQVVAFMFVFSFIIVMRPASETGIALSFAEYAVAPFYQACPAPKLVVKCVAAAGILVLALINSLNVQLAMLIQIFCMVTKVLALTVIIVGGVVLLFQGNTESFADSFDGTHVGVSSIGIALYQGLWSYDGWNTLNYVTEELKSPEVNLPRAVMIAIPMVTILYLLVNVSYLAVLTPQEVMTSPAVAVTWGNKVLGSWGWVMSVAAALSAFGSLNGTFFSGGRVCFVAAREGHMPGILAMAHVQRLTPSPALIFTTAISLVVLIPGDFQSIVNYFSFTAWFFYGITLSGLIYLKIKKPELPRPYKVPIVLPILVLIAAVFLVLAPIIDNPQIEYLYVALFIFSGIVVYVPFIHYKFCPGLLEKLTMFLQLFLEVAPAEKNL, encoded by the exons ATGGCTACTACTGGTCTCAACATGGAAAACAAAACCTCAAAATTCAGCCTTAAACGAGAAGTGGGGCTTACTGGTGCTGTGTCTTTCATAGCTGGTACCATGATAGGCTCTGGGATCTTTATGTCCCCTCAGTCAGTGTTGGTTAACATCGGGAGCCCAGGAGCCAGTCTGGTGGTCTGGGTCTTCTGTGGCCTGTTAGCCATGCTGGGGGCTCTGTGCTACGCCGAACTAGGAACAGTTATTCAGGACTCTGGAGGAGAATACATCTACTTCTTGCGAACGTGGGGCCAAGTAGTTGCTTTTATGTTTGTCTTCAGCTTCATCATAGTCATGAGACCAGCCAGTGAAACAGGTATTGCTCTAAGCTTTGCAGAATATGCTGTGGCGCCTTTCTATCAAGCCTGCCCTGCCCCAAAACTGGTGGTGAAGTGTGTAGCAGCTGCAGGGATTCTAGTTCTAGCTCTGATTAATAGCTTGAATGTGCAACTGGCCATGTTAATCCAGATATTCTGCATGGTGACTAAGGTGCTGGCCCTGACAGTGATCATAGTAGGAGGTGTGGTGTTGCTATTTCAGGGGAACACTGAAAGCTTTGCAGACTCCTTTGATGGGACACATGTGGGTGTCAGCTCCATAGGGATTGCTCTTTATCAGGGCCTGTGGTCCTACGATGGCTGGAACACTTTGAATTATGTGACGGAAGAACTAAAATCCCCAGAG GTCAATCTACCCAGAGCAGTTATGATAGCCATCCCCATGGTTACTATTCTCTATCTGCTGGTCAATGTGAGTTATCTAGCAGTATTGACGCCACAAGAGGTCATGACTTCCCCTGCAGTAGCTGTTACTTGGGG GAACAAAGTGCTGGGTAGCTGGGGGTGGGTGATGTCTGTGGCTGCAGCTTTGTCCGCTTTTGGCTCTCTTAACGGAACCTTCTTCAGTGGCGGCCGTGTGTGCTTTGTGGCTGCCAGGGAAGGACACATG CCAGGTATTTTGGCCATGGCGCATGTCCAACGACTAACCCCTTCTCCGGCCCTGATCTTCACTACCGCCATCTCCCTGGTGGTTCTCATCCCTGGAGACTTCCAAAGCATTGTCAACTACTTCAG TTTTACCGCCTGGTTCTTCTATGGAATCACACTGTCTGGGCTCATCTACCTCAAGATCAAGAAACCTGAGCTTCCTCGCCCATATAAG GTTCCCATAGTCCTCCCCATCCTGGTCCTCATTGCTGCAGTGTTCCTGGTGCTGGCGCCTATCATAGACAACCCCCAGATAGAATACCTCTATGTTGCCTTGTTCATCTTCAGTGGCATTGTGGTTTATGTACCCTTCATTCACTACAAATTCTGCCCAGGACTGTTAGAGAAGCTTACTATGTTCCTTCAGCTGTTCCTAGAAGTGGCCCCAGCAGAAAAAAATTTGTGA